A stretch of the Fusobacterium varium genome encodes the following:
- the scpB gene encoding segregation/condensation protein B, giving the protein MSIQNKIEAILLLGGDEIKIKDLCKFFSLSIEEIMKILEDLKLERKNSGINIEFSGEFVYLVTNPLYGEFINQYFEHESKPKKLSGAALETLSIIAYRQPITKSEVESIRGVSVDRIIQNLEEKKFVRVCGKKEGIGRANLYEITDKFLGYIGISSINELPNYLEVKGRPENGGNEDK; this is encoded by the coding sequence ATGAGCATACAAAATAAAATAGAAGCTATCCTTCTCTTAGGAGGAGATGAAATAAAAATAAAAGATCTTTGTAAGTTTTTTTCTCTTTCTATTGAAGAAATCATGAAAATACTGGAAGATTTAAAATTAGAACGAAAAAATAGTGGTATCAATATCGAATTCAGTGGTGAGTTTGTATATTTAGTAACCAATCCTCTTTATGGTGAATTTATCAATCAATATTTTGAACATGAATCCAAACCTAAAAAACTTTCAGGTGCTGCTCTTGAAACTCTTTCCATAATAGCTTACAGGCAGCCTATTACTAAAAGTGAAGTAGAATCTATAAGAGGAGTTTCTGTAGATAGAATAATTCAAAACCTTGAAGAAAAAAAATTCGTCAGAGTATGTGGAAAAAAAGAAGGTATTGGAAGAGCCAATTTATATGAAATAACAGATAAGTTTTTAGGATATATTGGAATAAGTTCTATAAATGAACTTCCTAATTACTTAGAAGTAAAGGGGAGACCAGAAAATGGAGGAAATGAGGATAAATAA
- a CDS encoding 23S RNA pseudouridine synthase translates to MEEMRINKYLASLGIASRREVDKMIEEGAIKINGEKATPGIKVSDKDEIYIRGKKIEKYTEKKVYYILNKPLEVLSSSKDDRGRKTVVDLINCKERIFPIGRLDYNTSGLIILTNDGELFNKIIHPKAEIFKEYYAKVFGEIKENNVELLRKGIELDDGITLPANVRVLRREKGKTELLVAIREGRNRQVRRMLDKINHPVITLRREKIGNLSLGNLKLGEYRELTNEEINYLYSL, encoded by the coding sequence ATGGAGGAAATGAGGATAAATAAATATCTAGCTTCTCTTGGAATTGCTTCAAGAAGAGAAGTGGATAAAATGATAGAAGAAGGAGCTATAAAAATAAATGGAGAAAAGGCTACTCCAGGTATTAAAGTCAGTGACAAAGATGAAATTTATATAAGAGGCAAGAAAATAGAAAAATATACTGAGAAAAAAGTCTATTATATTCTTAATAAACCTTTGGAAGTATTAAGTTCATCAAAAGATGACAGAGGAAGAAAAACTGTAGTTGACCTCATCAACTGTAAAGAAAGGATATTTCCTATTGGAAGATTAGACTATAATACTTCAGGTCTTATTATACTTACTAATGATGGAGAGCTTTTTAATAAAATAATTCATCCAAAAGCAGAAATATTTAAAGAATATTATGCTAAAGTTTTTGGAGAAATAAAAGAAAATAATGTTGAGCTCCTTAGAAAAGGAATTGAACTGGATGATGGAATTACTCTTCCTGCCAATGTTAGAGTATTAAGAAGAGAAAAAGGAAAAACTGAACTTTTAGTTGCTATAAGAGAAGGAAGAAATCGGCAGGTAAGAAGAATGCTGGACAAAATAAACCATCCTGTGATAACTCTGAGAAGAGAAAAAATAGGAAATCTTTCTCTTGGTAATCTAAAATTAGGAGAATACAGAGAACTTACAAATGAAGAAATAAATTATTTATATTCATTATAA
- the gatC gene encoding glutamyl-tRNA amidotransferase subunit C: MALTREEVLNVAKLARLKFAPEEIEKFQVELNDILGYIDMLDEINTDEVKPLIQVNNTVNNLREDEVRESLSMEKALSNAPDSGDGAIVVPKVVGE; this comes from the coding sequence ATGGCTTTGACTAGAGAAGAAGTTCTAAATGTGGCTAAACTTGCTAGACTTAAATTCGCCCCTGAAGAAATAGAGAAATTTCAGGTAGAGCTGAATGATATACTAGGATATATTGATATGCTGGATGAAATAAATACTGATGAGGTAAAACCTCTTATCCAGGTCAACAACACAGTTAATAATTTAAGAGAAGATGAAGTGAGAGAATCATTATCAATGGAAAAAGCTCTTTCTAATGCTCCTGATTCTGGAGATGGAGCTATAGTGGTTCCAAAAGTTGTTGGTGAATAA
- the gatA gene encoding glutamyl-tRNA amidotransferase subunit A: MENFYKLSAVEIKEKISKGEIKSEDVVKEIFERIEKIDGNIGSFVYLRKEKALEEARRVDEKVKNGEKLGILAGIPVSIKDNMVSEGDISTSCSKILEGYTGIYDATAVKKLKEADAIIIGITNMDEFAMGSTTKTSCYKKTKNPWDTERVPGGSSGGAAASIAAQEAFISLGSDTGGSIRQPASFCGVVGMKPTYGRVSRYGLMAFASSLDQIGPIAKTVADIALCLNAIAGEDDYDATVSKKEVPDYTKFLGKDIKGMKIGVPKEYFIDGIKADVKKVIDEALAKFKELGAEIIKISLPHTKYAVPTYYVLAPAEASSNLARFDGVRYGYRSKDIKNIDDLYINSRTEGFGDEVKRRIMIGTYVLSAGFYDAYFKKAQKVRKLIKDDFDKAFENVDIIFTPVSPSTAFKLDDIKTPIELYLEDIFTISANLAGIPGISIPAGLADGLPVGIQLLGKPFCEGELIQAGDAFEKIRGEWKLPILD; the protein is encoded by the coding sequence ATGGAAAATTTTTATAAATTATCTGCTGTTGAGATAAAAGAAAAAATCTCAAAAGGTGAGATAAAATCTGAAGATGTTGTAAAAGAAATATTTGAAAGAATAGAAAAAATTGATGGAAATATAGGAAGCTTTGTTTATCTTAGAAAAGAAAAAGCTTTAGAAGAAGCAAGAAGAGTCGATGAGAAAGTAAAAAATGGTGAAAAACTTGGTATTTTAGCTGGAATACCTGTTTCTATAAAAGATAATATGGTTTCTGAAGGAGATATAAGTACTTCTTGTTCTAAAATACTTGAAGGATATACTGGAATATATGATGCCACTGCTGTAAAAAAATTAAAAGAAGCAGATGCAATCATTATTGGTATAACTAATATGGATGAATTTGCTATGGGAAGTACCACAAAAACTTCTTGTTATAAAAAAACAAAAAACCCTTGGGATACTGAAAGAGTTCCAGGTGGAAGCAGTGGAGGAGCTGCAGCTTCAATAGCTGCTCAAGAAGCCTTTATTTCTCTTGGGTCAGATACTGGTGGAAGTATCAGGCAGCCAGCTTCTTTTTGTGGAGTAGTTGGAATGAAACCTACTTATGGAAGAGTTTCAAGATATGGACTTATGGCATTTGCTTCATCATTGGATCAAATAGGTCCTATAGCTAAAACTGTGGCTGATATAGCTCTTTGTCTGAATGCCATTGCTGGTGAAGATGATTATGATGCTACTGTATCTAAAAAAGAAGTTCCTGACTATACAAAATTTTTAGGAAAAGATATCAAAGGAATGAAAATTGGTGTTCCTAAAGAATATTTTATTGATGGAATAAAAGCAGATGTAAAAAAAGTAATAGATGAAGCTCTTGCAAAATTTAAAGAACTTGGTGCTGAAATAATTAAAATATCTCTTCCTCATACTAAATATGCTGTTCCTACTTACTATGTACTTGCTCCAGCTGAAGCAAGTTCAAATCTTGCAAGATTTGATGGAGTGAGATATGGATATAGAAGCAAGGATATTAAAAATATAGATGATCTATACATTAATTCAAGAACAGAAGGTTTTGGAGATGAAGTTAAAAGAAGAATAATGATTGGAACTTATGTATTAAGTGCTGGTTTTTATGATGCTTACTTCAAAAAAGCTCAAAAAGTTAGAAAGCTTATTAAAGATGATTTTGATAAGGCTTTTGAAAATGTAGATATTATATTCACTCCAGTATCTCCAAGTACAGCTTTTAAATTAGATGATATAAAAACTCCTATTGAATTATATCTTGAAGATATATTCACAATTTCTGCCAACTTAGCAGGTATTCCTGGTATTTCCATACCAGCTGGACTTGCTGATGGACTGCCTGTTGGTATACAGCTTCTTGGAAAACCTTTCTGTGAGGGAGAACTTATACAAGCTGGAGATGCATTTGAAAAAATTAGAGGAGAATGGAAACTTCCTATATTGGATTAG
- the gatB gene encoding glutamyl-tRNA amidotransferase subunit B yields MLREWESVIGLEVHLQLKTGTKVWCGCSADYDNADSNTHTCPICLGHPGALPKLNKKVVEYAVKAGLALNCKINNESGFDRKNYFYPDTPKNYQITQFDKSYAEKGFLEFKLNSGRMVKVGITKIQIEEDAAKSIHAEHESLINFNRASIPLIEIISDPDMRTSEEAYEYLNTLKSIIKYTGISDVSMELGSLRCDANISVMEKGSKVFGTRVEVKNLNSFKAVARAIDYEIGRQIETIENGGIINQETRLWDEEAQTTRIMRSKEEAMDYRYFPEPDLLKLVITDEEIESIKEIMPESKADKLSRFISDYAIPEYDANILCEDIELADYFEAVVKTSNNPKLSSNWIMTEVMRNLKEKNITIDMFAISPEHLGEIIALIEKNVISTKIAKELFEIKLTDNRTPETIVKEKGMVQVADTGAIEAMIDEVINTNPKMVEDYKNSDEGRKPRVIKGLIGQVMKLSKGKANPNMVTELMTKKLN; encoded by the coding sequence ATGTTGAGAGAATGGGAATCAGTAATAGGATTGGAGGTTCACCTTCAATTAAAAACTGGAACAAAAGTTTGGTGTGGTTGTAGTGCTGACTATGATAATGCTGACTCTAATACACATACTTGTCCTATTTGTTTAGGACATCCTGGAGCTCTTCCTAAACTTAATAAGAAAGTTGTGGAATATGCTGTAAAAGCGGGACTTGCACTTAACTGCAAAATAAATAATGAGAGTGGATTTGATAGAAAAAATTATTTTTACCCTGATACTCCGAAAAACTATCAAATAACTCAATTTGATAAATCCTATGCTGAAAAAGGATTTTTAGAATTTAAACTTAATTCTGGAAGAATGGTAAAAGTTGGTATTACTAAAATTCAAATAGAAGAAGATGCCGCAAAATCTATTCATGCTGAGCATGAATCTCTTATAAACTTTAACAGAGCTTCTATACCATTGATAGAAATAATTTCTGATCCTGATATGAGAACTTCAGAAGAAGCCTATGAATACCTTAATACTTTAAAAAGTATTATTAAATATACTGGTATCAGTGATGTATCTATGGAACTTGGTTCTTTAAGATGTGATGCTAATATTTCTGTTATGGAAAAAGGTTCAAAAGTATTTGGAACTAGAGTAGAAGTTAAAAACCTTAACTCATTTAAAGCTGTTGCCAGAGCAATAGATTATGAAATAGGCAGACAAATAGAAACAATTGAAAATGGTGGAATAATAAATCAAGAAACTAGACTATGGGATGAAGAAGCTCAAACTACAAGAATAATGAGAAGTAAAGAAGAGGCTATGGACTATAGATATTTTCCAGAACCTGATCTTTTAAAACTTGTTATTACAGATGAAGAAATAGAAAGTATAAAAGAAATAATGCCAGAATCTAAAGCAGATAAATTATCAAGATTTATTTCTGATTATGCTATTCCTGAATATGATGCTAATATTCTTTGTGAAGACATTGAATTAGCTGACTATTTTGAAGCTGTAGTAAAAACTTCAAATAATCCTAAATTAAGTTCTAACTGGATTATGACTGAAGTTATGAGAAATCTAAAAGAAAAAAATATAACAATTGATATGTTTGCTATATCTCCAGAACATTTAGGAGAAATAATTGCTCTTATAGAAAAAAATGTTATATCTACAAAAATAGCTAAAGAACTTTTTGAAATAAAGCTTACTGACAACAGAACTCCTGAAACTATAGTAAAAGAAAAAGGAATGGTTCAAGTAGCTGATACTGGTGCTATTGAAGCTATGATAGATGAAGTTATTAATACTAATCCTAAAATGGTAGAAGACTATAAAAATTCTGATGAAGGAAGAAAACCAAGAGTCATAAAAGGACTTATTGGTCAAGTAATGAAGCTTTCTAAAGGAAAAGCCAACCCTAATATGGTTACAGAATTAATGACTAAAAAATTAAATTAA
- a CDS encoding rubrerythrin, whose amino-acid sequence MSIRGTETEKNLLKSFAGESQARMRYTYFAEKAREEGFEQIANIFIETAENEKEHARRFFSFLEGGEGLEIQAAYPAGYVGTTLENLKMAAAGEHEEHSELYPHFAEVAEKEGFKVIAGVFRLISKVEIEHEKRYLKLLENMETDHVFKKDGTNRWKCILCGYVHEGPEAPAKCPVCLNPKAFFEIKETNY is encoded by the coding sequence ATGTCTATTAGAGGTACAGAAACTGAGAAAAATCTATTAAAATCTTTCGCTGGAGAGTCTCAAGCTAGAATGAGATATACTTATTTCGCAGAAAAAGCAAGAGAAGAAGGATTTGAACAAATTGCTAATATTTTTATAGAAACTGCTGAGAATGAAAAAGAACATGCAAGAAGATTCTTCAGTTTCCTTGAAGGGGGAGAAGGTCTTGAAATACAGGCTGCTTATCCTGCCGGATATGTTGGAACTACTTTAGAAAACTTAAAAATGGCTGCTGCTGGAGAGCATGAAGAACATTCAGAACTTTATCCACACTTTGCAGAAGTTGCTGAAAAAGAAGGTTTTAAAGTTATTGCTGGTGTATTCAGGCTTATTTCTAAAGTTGAAATTGAACATGAAAAAAGATATTTGAAACTTTTAGAAAATATGGAAACTGACCATGTATTTAAAAAAGATGGAACTAACAGATGGAAATGTATCTTATGTGGATATGTGCATGAAGGACCTGAAGCTCCTGCTAAATGTCCAGTTTGCCTAAATCCAAAAGCATTTTTTGAAATAAAAGAAACTAATTATTAA
- a CDS encoding putative efflux transporter, protein MKKFENDLSKGNVVKQLIKFSIPFLISNLIQTLYSVADMVIVGRYAATTSMSGVANGSQVQFMITNMVMGFTVGGTVLVAQYLGIGNRKAMKETISTLFTTLLIVAVVITALMIFTMDPLLRLIQTPAEAFSETRAYFFVTTLGTVFIFGYNALSAVMRGMGDSKNPLYFVAVACIVNVGLDLLLVAKYGMGAGGAAIATVVSQAISMILCVIYLKKNGFIFDFKLRSFKFYKDRFDLLLKIGIPTSAQNAIVSVSFLFLTALANTFGVSASAAVGAVSKLNSFAILPTVAVSASVSAMSAQNIGAKQIRRAVQTLKTGIIFSLGISFVIFLIMRIFPEECLNMFGEDKEMIRCGVEYLSAISYDYLLVPFVFCLNGLFIGAGHTKFSFINSASASLFIRIPACYFLGVFLNKGLYGLGLGAPLASTFGVLMGVIFFLSKKWMRAVIVKE, encoded by the coding sequence ATGAAAAAATTTGAAAATGATCTTTCAAAGGGAAATGTTGTAAAACAATTAATAAAATTTTCTATACCATTTCTCATATCTAATTTGATACAGACATTGTATAGTGTTGCAGATATGGTGATAGTAGGTAGATATGCAGCTACTACAAGTATGTCAGGAGTTGCTAATGGTTCACAGGTACAGTTTATGATAACAAATATGGTAATGGGGTTTACTGTAGGAGGAACAGTTCTTGTAGCTCAATATTTGGGAATAGGAAATAGGAAGGCCATGAAGGAAACAATAAGTACCTTATTTACTACATTATTAATAGTGGCAGTTGTTATAACTGCTTTAATGATATTTACTATGGATCCATTGTTAAGATTGATTCAGACACCAGCAGAAGCTTTTTCAGAAACAAGAGCATATTTTTTTGTAACAACCCTTGGAACTGTTTTTATATTTGGTTATAATGCTCTTAGTGCTGTTATGAGAGGAATGGGGGATAGTAAAAATCCATTATATTTTGTTGCTGTTGCATGTATAGTAAACGTTGGGCTGGATCTGCTTCTTGTGGCTAAGTATGGCATGGGAGCAGGGGGAGCAGCTATAGCAACTGTTGTTTCTCAAGCTATAAGTATGATTTTATGTGTAATCTATTTGAAAAAGAATGGATTTATATTTGATTTTAAATTAAGATCATTTAAATTTTATAAAGACAGATTTGATTTGCTTTTAAAAATAGGAATACCTACGTCAGCTCAAAATGCTATTGTAAGTGTGTCATTTCTATTTCTAACAGCTTTAGCTAATACTTTTGGAGTATCTGCTTCTGCTGCTGTAGGTGCAGTCAGTAAATTGAATAGTTTTGCAATACTTCCCACTGTTGCTGTAAGTGCTTCTGTTTCAGCTATGAGTGCACAAAATATTGGAGCAAAGCAAATAAGAAGAGCAGTACAGACTTTAAAAACGGGAATAATATTTTCTCTTGGAATTTCCTTTGTAATATTTTTAATTATGAGAATTTTTCCAGAAGAGTGTTTAAACATGTTTGGAGAAGACAAAGAAATGATAAGATGTGGAGTAGAGTATTTAAGTGCAATAAGTTATGACTATCTTCTTGTTCCATTTGTATTTTGTCTGAATGGGCTATTTATAGGGGCAGGGCATACTAAGTTTTCTTTCATTAATAGTGCTTCAGCATCATTGTTCATAAGAATACCAGCCTGTTACTTTTTAGGCGTATTTTTAAATAAAGGTTTGTATGGACTTGGCTTAGGAGCACCTTTGGCTTCTACATTTGGGGTATTAATGGGAGTAATATTCTTTTTATCTAAAAAATGGATGAGAGCTGTAATAGTAAAAGAGTAA
- a CDS encoding putative transcriptional regulator — protein MEDYNLQKSLGFKLELASRLTTGNFSKKLKEDKFPITPEQWGVINFLLHEDGLTQNQISKLVGKDHTCVSRLIENLIKKNIVKKIPDADDKRINLIYLTEEGKKIQNNVVLTVKENLYKVFANVTDEEKIIFSKVLDKIIKNLE, from the coding sequence ATGGAAGACTATAATTTACAAAAATCATTGGGATTTAAGCTGGAACTTGCCTCTCGTCTTACAACTGGAAATTTCAGTAAAAAATTAAAAGAAGATAAGTTCCCTATTACTCCTGAACAATGGGGAGTTATCAATTTTCTTCTCCATGAAGATGGACTTACTCAAAATCAAATATCAAAACTAGTTGGAAAAGATCATACTTGTGTATCAAGACTTATAGAAAATCTTATTAAGAAAAATATTGTAAAAAAAATACCTGATGCAGATGATAAAAGAATCAATCTCATATATCTCACTGAAGAAGGGAAAAAAATACAGAACAATGTTGTTCTCACTGTAAAAGAAAACCTGTATAAAGTTTTTGCTAATGTTACAGATGAAGAGAAAATTATATTTTCAAAAGTATTAGATAAAATAATAAAAAATTTGGAGTAA
- a CDS encoding putative flavodoxin, with protein MKILGISAGTRNGNNDSMCKEALMGAKEMGAEIEFIRLLDLDIKYCTGCIACVKSLMSGKGGQCILKDDFEWLRDKMMDADGIIFSVPIFEKGAAAIFRSLTDRFGPRMDRGNNLAATEIAKQTNRKVPDQRVFKEKVISYIALGGSDWTTRIQCDFEMLSLIPMWKTINNEVFSWSKNVIMEDEKVAKIHQIGIDLAKAAVDMKNAQYLGDKGVCPHCHSRNFYLNDDSTKAICCLCGIVGEIKIKDGKVKFEFPHEQLEHAHNSMPGKFIHMNDIKNNEGALIETKKTEAYKERLNKYKEFIQPAFPIK; from the coding sequence ATGAAAATATTAGGAATATCAGCAGGAACTAGAAATGGAAATAATGACTCCATGTGTAAAGAAGCTTTAATGGGCGCTAAAGAAATGGGAGCTGAAATTGAATTTATCAGACTTCTTGATCTTGATATAAAATATTGTACTGGATGTATAGCTTGTGTCAAAAGTCTAATGAGTGGTAAAGGTGGGCAATGCATATTAAAAGATGATTTTGAATGGCTGAGAGATAAAATGATGGATGCAGATGGAATTATCTTTTCTGTCCCTATTTTCGAAAAAGGAGCTGCTGCAATTTTCCGTTCACTGACAGATCGTTTTGGACCTAGAATGGATAGAGGAAATAATTTGGCTGCTACTGAGATAGCAAAGCAAACTAATCGAAAAGTTCCTGATCAAAGAGTTTTTAAAGAAAAAGTTATTTCATATATAGCTCTTGGAGGATCTGACTGGACTACAAGAATACAGTGTGATTTTGAAATGCTTTCTTTAATCCCTATGTGGAAAACTATAAATAATGAAGTTTTTTCATGGTCAAAAAATGTAATCATGGAAGATGAAAAAGTGGCTAAAATACATCAAATAGGAATTGATTTAGCTAAAGCTGCTGTTGATATGAAAAATGCTCAATATCTGGGAGATAAAGGAGTATGTCCTCACTGTCATAGCAGAAACTTCTACCTAAATGATGATTCTACTAAAGCTATATGCTGCCTATGCGGAATAGTTGGGGAAATAAAAATAAAAGATGGAAAAGTAAAATTTGAATTTCCTCATGAACAATTAGAGCATGCACATAATTCTATGCCAGGTAAATTTATTCATATGAACGATATTAAGAATAATGAAGGAGCATTGATAGAAACTAAAAAAACGGAAGCATATAAAGAACGTCTAAATAAATACAAAGAATTTATTCAGCCAGCTTTTCCTATAAAATAA
- a CDS encoding putative transposase, whose translation MQKPINNNIFFQLNQPKLFNFLQYEISDDDPVRKLSSILEGLDFSSLMQAFSYKTKVHPIRMFSIIVYAYSRNLTSTRDIEMACHENIKFRFLLQDSKIPDHSTISRFLVKTEDILPDLFEQFVEKIFEMENISTETIYIDGTKIEAYANKYTFVWKKSIEKYRTRLDEKILELISNFNDDFNLQYDNFLEIYSYLSNLNFQIVKGRGKRKSKEQKYLELCAEYLEKYQKYSNHFKNLNGRNSYSKTDIDATFMRMKDDHMRNGQLKPGYNLQIGVISEYISSYEIFSNPSDSKTLIPFLEKISSQNLEIKNIVADAGYESISNYEYLEKMDYTSYIKPIYFEKSKIRKFKNDLNRVENLIYNHSENKLFRKDGLELEFLYSNKNNTVQYFWNPETNKKIKYNARFRILSNKSKENVSSNYGKQLRMNRSIQVEGAFAVLKEDMKLRKLKVRSKKSVLREICLFCIAYNFNRYLSRNINNRLGTTLHSLKVA comes from the coding sequence ATGCAAAAACCAATTAATAATAACATTTTTTTTCAATTAAATCAACCCAAACTTTTTAACTTTTTACAATATGAAATTTCTGATGATGATCCTGTAAGAAAACTTAGCTCAATATTGGAGGGATTAGATTTTAGTAGTTTAATGCAAGCATTTTCTTACAAAACAAAGGTACATCCTATCAGAATGTTTTCTATCATTGTTTATGCCTATTCGCGCAATTTAACTTCTACTAGAGATATAGAAATGGCTTGCCATGAAAATATTAAATTTAGGTTTCTTTTACAAGATTCTAAAATTCCTGATCACTCTACTATTTCTAGATTCTTAGTAAAAACTGAAGATATTCTTCCAGATCTATTTGAACAATTCGTTGAAAAAATTTTTGAAATGGAAAATATTTCCACTGAAACAATATATATTGATGGCACTAAAATTGAAGCATATGCTAATAAATATACATTTGTTTGGAAAAAATCTATTGAAAAATATAGAACTAGATTAGATGAAAAAATTCTTGAATTAATTTCAAATTTTAATGATGATTTCAACTTACAATATGACAACTTCCTTGAAATATATTCATATCTTTCTAATTTGAATTTTCAAATAGTCAAAGGTAGAGGAAAGAGAAAATCTAAAGAGCAAAAGTATTTAGAATTATGCGCAGAATACTTAGAAAAGTATCAAAAATATTCTAATCATTTTAAAAATCTTAATGGTAGAAATAGCTATTCAAAAACTGATATAGATGCTACTTTTATGAGAATGAAAGATGACCATATGAGAAATGGTCAATTAAAACCTGGATATAATCTGCAAATAGGAGTGATTAGTGAATATATTTCTTCATATGAAATTTTTTCTAACCCTTCTGATTCTAAAACTTTGATTCCATTTTTAGAGAAAATTTCATCTCAAAATTTAGAAATTAAAAATATTGTAGCTGATGCAGGATATGAAAGCATTTCAAATTATGAATATTTGGAAAAAATGGACTATACTTCATACATAAAACCAATATATTTTGAAAAATCTAAAATCAGAAAGTTTAAAAATGATTTAAACAGAGTAGAAAATTTAATATATAATCATTCTGAAAATAAACTATTTAGAAAAGATGGATTAGAATTAGAATTTCTATACTCTAACAAAAATAATACAGTTCAATATTTTTGGAATCCTGAAACTAACAAAAAAATTAAGTACAATGCGAGATTTAGAATTTTATCAAATAAATCAAAAGAGAATGTATCAAGCAATTATGGAAAACAATTAAGAATGAACAGAAGTATTCAAGTAGAAGGTGCTTTTGCAGTTTTGAAAGAAGATATGAAATTGCGAAAATTAAAAGTTCGAAGTAAAAAAAGTGTTTTAAGAGAAATATGTTTGTTTTGTATCGCTTACAACTTCAACAGATATCTAAGCAGAAATATAAATAATCGCTTAGGAACAACACTTCACTCATTAAAAGTAGCTTAG
- a CDS encoding putative amidohydrolase — MELNLDFLLDDIIKNRRALHQMPETALEEFKTKEYLKNYLVSIGLEPHDIVETGLYIYIEGKDKENCIAFRSDIDALNIEEENEIDFVSKNNGKMHACGHDGHMSTLLAFAKYLTTIQPLEKSVLLIFQPAEEAPGRAKDIVETGIFKKYNVKAIYGMHLFPELPEGVVACKEGPFFAQATVISVGITGKSGHGAMPHKAVDPLIAFTKVIDAYQTIISRNFSPFDPGVITIGKFSGGSAQNIIPEKVEFWGTARTFAQSDSEFIIKRMKEIHRGIELTYNVKIDEDLVILYPPVINDKELYKKFTETMKDMNYREQDALTISEDFAYYQQEVPGIFFLLGTRNEEKGYTHPLHNCHFNFDEKVLLKGVEAFAKILESHNK, encoded by the coding sequence ATGGAACTTAATTTAGATTTTTTATTGGATGATATAATAAAAAATAGAAGAGCACTACATCAAATGCCAGAAACTGCTTTAGAAGAATTTAAAACTAAAGAATATTTGAAAAATTATCTTGTTTCTATTGGGCTTGAGCCGCATGACATAGTAGAAACAGGGTTATATATATATATTGAAGGAAAAGACAAAGAAAATTGTATAGCCTTTCGTAGTGATATTGATGCTTTAAATATTGAAGAAGAAAATGAAATAGATTTTGTTTCTAAAAATAATGGTAAAATGCATGCTTGTGGGCATGATGGACATATGTCTACTTTACTAGCTTTTGCAAAGTATCTTACAACAATACAGCCACTTGAGAAAAGTGTATTATTGATATTTCAGCCTGCTGAAGAAGCACCAGGAAGAGCAAAAGATATTGTAGAAACAGGTATTTTTAAAAAGTATAATGTAAAAGCTATCTATGGAATGCATTTGTTTCCAGAACTTCCAGAAGGTGTAGTTGCTTGTAAAGAAGGACCTTTCTTTGCACAAGCTACTGTGATAAGTGTGGGAATAACTGGAAAAAGTGGACATGGAGCTATGCCTCATAAGGCTGTAGATCCACTTATTGCTTTTACTAAGGTAATAGATGCTTATCAGACAATAATATCAAGAAATTTTTCTCCATTTGATCCTGGAGTTATTACAATAGGAAAATTCTCTGGAGGAAGTGCTCAGAATATAATTCCTGAAAAAGTTGAGTTTTGGGGAACTGCAAGAACATTTGCACAATCTGATTCAGAATTTATAATAAAAAGAATGAAAGAGATACATAGAGGAATAGAACTTACTTATAACGTAAAAATAGATGAGGATCTTGTTATTCTTTATCCGCCAGTAATAAATGATAAAGAGCTTTATAAAAAATTTACAGAAACTATGAAAGATATGAACTATAGAGAGCAGGACGCTTTGACAATATCAGAGGATTTTGCTTACTATCAGCAGGAAGTACCAGGAATATTTTTCCTATTAGGAACTAGAAATGAAGAGAAAGGATACACTCATCCACTTCACAACTGTCATTTCAATTTTGATGAAAAAGTATTATTAAAAGGTGTAGAGGCTTTTGCTAAAATATTAGAAAGTCATAATAAATAA